GATTGATAAAATTGGTTTTTACAAATTGATTTAATTCTGATTCAAAACGTTTTCTACCATCTTCTTTTGATAGTGTATCCAGTGTTTCTTGAAATGCAGGGTATTGGTCAACATTGACTAAAGTATAGGCTTTAGTAGTGGTGTGATCTATAATTGATATCTCTCCTTCAATATCTAAAGCGTGGGCTTCAGTTTTTATTGAGTCTATTTTTACTGGGTCGGGAGGACTTATTAGTTCTCCAGTAGTTACCATATTGGCAATCATGACACCAGTAATAGGACGACGTCGTGTAGGAAGAACTGTTGTTGGTTTTAATATTTTCTTTTTACTACTAGTACTATCTGAATTTTTTGGCGGGGCTAAATCACCTACTATATCAATAACTCTATTGTTTAACGTGTCTACAATTTCAATACTATCAATCTTTTGTGGTGTTCCGTTTTTTGAAGAACAACTAAAAAGAGATGTTCCCATGATTATCAAAGTAGCTAAAAAGAATGATTTATAAACACTATGTTTTTGATGAATTAAGCTTAGCGGAATTCTTAAGTTTATTGAGTCCAATTGTGTTTGCTTAATATGCCCACAAATACGTTGGTCTTTGTTTTCTTGTAAAAAATCTTGAATTTGATAGCTGTCCATTTTAGTGAAATCAACAACCGTTTTGTTGCAAGAGCCACAAAAACGACCTTTGTCCTGCGGTGTCATGGTATCCCAACCTTCATGACAAGGTTTTGGAATTTTAATTGAATAATAGTTACCCATCGTGTCGGTTTTATTGATAGTATCAAAAGTCTTGCCGAATTGGTTGTAAGCAAGCGTTTTATAATAAAAAAAAGGAAACTATTTGTAAAAAAATAATTTCCTTTAAAGATATTTTGTAGTCTGAAATTTACTCCATTCCCATAGCTTTTGCCACATCTGGGCAAGAAGCTGTAACTAAAGCTTTCATTTTTTCTCCGAATGCTTTTTTTTCTTCAGCAGTCATTGCATCTTCTTTCTTTTTCATTTCTCCATCTGGATCGATACACTTCTGGAACTCTTCCATTGCTTTTGTGTATGCTGCGATATCCATTGAAGCAGGGTCTTCTTTCATTTTTTTTGTTAATTCAGTAATGTCAGAAGAACAGTCGCAAAAACGTTTTGCTGTTTCTTCTTCAGGTGTACCTGCACAAGACATAATAGTTACTGCTATTCCTGCTAATAATAATTTGATTTTCATTTATTTGAAATTTAAGTTGGAATCAAATATATGATTTTCTTAATTAGTTGTAAGTTTGAAATTATGATAAATCCATTCGACGATACTTATTTTATGAAAAAAGCACTTCAGGAAGCTGAAGAAGCTTTTGATAAAGGCGAAATTCCAGTAGGTGCTGTAATTGTTATTAAAGACCGTATTATTGCTAGAGCGCATAATTTAACAGAGCTTCTAAATGATGTGACTGCACATGCCGAAATGCAAGCGATTACTGCTGCTGCTAATTTTTTAGGTGGTAAATATTTAAAAGATTGTACGTTATATGTGACTTTAGAACCTTGTCAAATGTGTGCTGGTGCTTTGTATTGGAGTCAGATTTCTAAAATAATATATGGGGCAAGAGATGACGAACGAGGTTGTATTGCGTTAAATACTAAACTACATCCTAAAACTAAAATGAAAGGTGGTGTGCTGGCAGAAGAAGCGTCAGCATTATTAAAACGTTTTTTTATCCAAAAACGAAACTTGAATTAGGAGACTGTTTTTTAGCATAGTGCATTAGGGATAGTAACGACATCCTTTTTGTTTTATTAAAAAAACAAAATGAT
This portion of the Olleya sp. Bg11-27 genome encodes:
- a CDS encoding energy transducer TonB is translated as MGNYYSIKIPKPCHEGWDTMTPQDKGRFCGSCNKTVVDFTKMDSYQIQDFLQENKDQRICGHIKQTQLDSINLRIPLSLIHQKHSVYKSFFLATLIIMGTSLFSCSSKNGTPQKIDSIEIVDTLNNRVIDIVGDLAPPKNSDSTSSKKKILKPTTVLPTRRRPITGVMIANMVTTGELISPPDPVKIDSIKTEAHALDIEGEISIIDHTTTKAYTLVNVDQYPAFQETLDTLSKEDGRKRFESELNQFVKTNFINPSKVDLELKGKQRIYVNFEIQKNGEIKIINIKSHHKSLDLEVARVIQKLPKLIPAKKDGQTVASLYALPIIFNTEEE
- a CDS encoding nucleoside deaminase; this encodes MINPFDDTYFMKKALQEAEEAFDKGEIPVGAVIVIKDRIIARAHNLTELLNDVTAHAEMQAITAAANFLGGKYLKDCTLYVTLEPCQMCAGALYWSQISKIIYGARDDERGCIALNTKLHPKTKMKGGVLAEEASALLKRFFIQKRNLN